A DNA window from Boseongicola sp. contains the following coding sequences:
- a CDS encoding tetratricopeptide repeat protein, producing the protein MRLRQVFMIVGAIAAGGPVIADGNAGAYLAARSAIIDNDYAEASRQFTRALLGDSTNPVILENGMTAYLGLGDLERAAPMARRLDEMDIRSQLADLVLLGDVAARGEWETALDYLNAGNSVGPLFDGLVRAWSELGAGRVGDAIASFDAVATSDGVQAFGLYHKALALASVGDYEGAAEIFSGDSGPNLRLTRRGIIAYSQVLSQLERNEDALEIVGVVAGNAADPTMLVLQEQLASGETLTFDAVRSPTDGVAEVYHSIAGALRGEAQDAYTLLYGRMALALRSDHVDALLLTAELLESLDQYELATQVYDTVPRDAPAFYAAELGRAAALRQADRNDEAVEVLRQLAESHADIPLVHVNLGDTLRGLDRFEEAIGAYDAAIELIVTPEEQHWIMYFARGIVHERTDQWENAETDFRKALELRPEQPQVLNYLGYSFLEMQLNLDEALDMIERAVALRPESGYIIDSLGWGLYRLGRYDEAVGHMERAVELMAIDPVVNDHLGDVYWAVGRFREAEFQWHRALSFIGGANDNGDADPDRIRRKLDVGLDQVLEEEGESPLRMANDG; encoded by the coding sequence ATGCGTCTGCGCCAAGTTTTCATGATCGTAGGTGCCATTGCGGCTGGCGGGCCGGTAATAGCAGACGGCAATGCAGGTGCCTATTTGGCTGCTCGAAGTGCGATTATTGACAATGACTATGCCGAAGCGTCGCGTCAGTTCACGCGGGCGCTGCTTGGCGACTCTACAAACCCAGTCATTCTTGAAAATGGAATGACGGCCTATCTGGGGCTTGGTGATCTTGAGAGAGCCGCCCCAATGGCGCGCCGCCTGGATGAGATGGATATTCGTAGCCAACTTGCCGATTTGGTGCTTTTAGGGGATGTGGCCGCGCGCGGCGAATGGGAGACTGCGCTTGATTACCTGAATGCCGGAAATTCCGTCGGACCGCTTTTTGACGGGTTGGTTCGAGCATGGTCAGAACTGGGGGCCGGTCGTGTCGGCGATGCGATTGCCAGTTTTGACGCTGTGGCAACAAGTGACGGTGTTCAGGCATTCGGACTCTATCACAAGGCTTTGGCCCTCGCGTCGGTGGGTGACTACGAAGGCGCTGCGGAAATTTTTTCCGGCGACTCCGGCCCGAACCTGAGACTGACTCGTCGTGGCATAATCGCTTATTCGCAGGTGCTAAGCCAGCTTGAGCGCAATGAAGACGCTTTGGAAATTGTCGGAGTAGTGGCGGGCAATGCGGCTGATCCAACCATGCTGGTTTTGCAAGAGCAACTGGCGTCGGGTGAGACGCTTACATTTGATGCCGTTCGTTCTCCTACAGACGGGGTCGCAGAAGTCTATCACTCAATTGCAGGCGCTCTTAGGGGCGAGGCTCAGGATGCATACACACTGCTATATGGACGGATGGCCCTGGCGCTTCGGTCTGATCATGTTGACGCCTTGCTTTTGACGGCGGAGCTTCTGGAATCTCTGGATCAATATGAACTGGCAACCCAGGTCTATGACACCGTTCCACGGGACGCCCCGGCGTTCTATGCTGCAGAACTAGGGCGTGCGGCTGCATTGCGTCAGGCCGATCGTAACGACGAGGCCGTGGAAGTGCTGCGGCAGCTGGCAGAGAGCCATGCTGACATACCGTTGGTTCACGTGAACCTCGGAGATACGCTTCGTGGTCTGGATCGGTTTGAAGAGGCAATTGGAGCCTATGACGCGGCCATCGAGTTGATTGTGACGCCGGAAGAGCAGCATTGGATCATGTATTTTGCCAGAGGGATTGTTCACGAACGAACAGACCAATGGGAAAACGCAGAGACCGACTTCCGCAAAGCGCTCGAACTGCGTCCCGAACAGCCGCAGGTTTTGAATTATCTTGGTTATTCCTTCCTTGAAATGCAGCTAAATTTGGATGAGGCGCTCGATATGATCGAGCGGGCCGTCGCGTTGCGACCCGAGTCAGGTTACATCATCGATAGTCTTGGCTGGGGTCTTTATCGGCTAGGGCGTTATGATGAAGCTGTGGGCCATATGGAGCGTGCAGTTGAACTGATGGCGATTGACCCGGTGGTCAATGACCATCTTGGTGACGTTTATTGGGCAGTTGGTCGCTTTCGCGAAGCCGAGTTTCAGTGGCACCGCGCCCTGTCGTTCATTGGGGGTGCCAACGACAATGGAGACGCGGATCCTGACCGGATCAGACGCAAATTGGACGTGGGACTGGACCAGGTTCTGGAAGAAGAGGGTGAGTCCCCTCTGAGAATGGCGAATGACGGTTAG
- a CDS encoding dibenzothiophene desulfurase, which yields MHPAPSIIAFTTLSGLGFGLLALLGLGYPGVTGWTAFVFFVIAYLLAAGGLVASTLHLGHPERALKAFTQWRSSWLSREGWLAVATLIVMAPYGAGLVFADTRLGFLGIIGALLAVGTIFATSMIYTQLRTVPRWNHWSPPALFLAYGITGGTLLAGQVSVAIWFLPLLGILQVAAWYDQDRTEAASDSTMETATGLGTIGKVRAFEAPHTGGNYLTHEMVFRVARKHAQTLKIISLSLAVVLPVLILLLPFSHAFAVAAILSHLAGVFVQRWLFFAEAKHVVGLYYGR from the coding sequence ATGCATCCGGCACCGTCGATCATCGCATTCACCACGCTATCGGGCCTTGGCTTCGGCCTTTTGGCCCTTCTCGGCCTCGGCTATCCCGGTGTCACCGGTTGGACCGCTTTCGTCTTCTTCGTTATCGCCTATCTTCTGGCGGCAGGCGGGTTGGTCGCATCGACACTGCATCTCGGTCACCCGGAACGCGCGTTGAAGGCATTTACCCAATGGCGATCAAGTTGGCTTTCCCGCGAAGGCTGGCTGGCGGTTGCCACATTGATTGTCATGGCGCCTTATGGCGCTGGACTTGTCTTCGCGGACACGCGCCTGGGCTTTCTCGGCATCATCGGCGCGCTTCTTGCCGTTGGGACGATATTCGCAACCTCGATGATTTACACCCAACTGCGCACGGTGCCGCGATGGAATCACTGGTCGCCACCGGCGCTATTTCTGGCCTATGGCATCACCGGCGGCACGCTTCTAGCGGGGCAAGTCTCGGTCGCGATATGGTTTTTACCGCTTCTGGGTATCCTTCAGGTCGCGGCTTGGTACGATCAGGATCGCACCGAAGCTGCCTCGGATTCGACGATGGAAACTGCCACTGGGCTTGGCACTATCGGCAAGGTCCGCGCCTTTGAAGCGCCACATACAGGTGGCAATTATCTGACCCACGAAATGGTCTTCCGTGTCGCCCGCAAACACGCGCAAACGCTTAAGATCATTTCCCTTTCGCTAGCGGTTGTCTTGCCCGTATTGATCCTACTTTTGCCGTTCAGCCATGCCTTTGCAGTGGCGGCCATCCTGTCGCATTTGGCAGGCGTGTTTGTGCAACGCTGGTTGTTCTTTGCCGAGGCAAAACACGTCGTCGGACTGTATTACGGGCGCTAA
- a CDS encoding polyprenyl synthetase family protein produces MGLDTPTAAKPHEKLASYLADDLMAVNALIRQRMASEHAPRIPEVTAHLVEAGGKRLRPMLTLAAARLCGYEGEHHRRLAATVEFIHTATLLHDDVVDESNQRRGRPTANLLWDNKSSVLVGDYLFARSFQLMVETGSLRVLDILANASATIAEGEVLQLTAAANLATTEDIYLQVVRGKTAALFAAACEVGGEIAGIEKDQLEALQTYGDALGIAFQIADDLLDYGGDSNLTGKNIGDDFRERKLTLPVIKAIAQADETQTAFWQRTIAKGDQHDGDLETALEYIDLHGTMAATGDEALHWSQTAKNALNVLPKHPVREMLAELADYVVARLH; encoded by the coding sequence ATGGGATTAGATACCCCGACTGCGGCCAAGCCGCATGAAAAGTTGGCGTCTTACCTTGCCGACGATCTTATGGCGGTCAATGCCCTGATCCGCCAGCGGATGGCGTCAGAGCATGCACCCCGCATTCCGGAAGTTACGGCGCACCTTGTTGAAGCAGGTGGAAAACGCCTGCGCCCAATGCTGACTTTGGCCGCGGCGCGGCTTTGCGGTTACGAAGGTGAACATCACCGCCGCTTGGCCGCGACGGTCGAATTTATACACACCGCAACGCTGTTGCATGACGATGTGGTCGATGAAAGCAATCAGCGTCGCGGGCGCCCCACGGCCAATTTGCTGTGGGACAATAAATCTTCGGTGTTGGTTGGTGATTACCTATTCGCACGTTCGTTTCAATTGATGGTCGAAACTGGCTCGCTTCGTGTATTGGATATCCTTGCGAACGCCTCTGCAACTATTGCAGAAGGCGAAGTGCTGCAACTGACAGCGGCGGCCAACCTGGCGACAACAGAAGACATCTACCTACAGGTCGTCCGCGGAAAGACAGCCGCACTGTTTGCGGCAGCTTGCGAAGTTGGCGGTGAAATCGCAGGCATCGAAAAGGACCAGCTTGAGGCACTCCAAACCTATGGCGACGCTCTCGGAATCGCGTTCCAAATTGCAGATGATTTGCTGGACTACGGCGGTGATTCAAATCTAACCGGTAAGAACATTGGTGACGACTTTCGCGAACGAAAACTTACACTGCCCGTCATAAAGGCGATAGCGCAGGCCGATGAAACGCAAACAGCGTTCTGGCAACGCACTATCGCAAAAGGCGATCAGCACGACGGCGACCTCGAAACCGCTCTGGAGTATATCGATCTTCACGGCACGATGGCTGCTACGGGCGATGAAGCGTTGCACTGGTCTCAGACTGCGAAGAATGCTCTAAATGTACTGCCCAAGCACCCCGTTAGGGAAATGCTCGCTGAACTCGCCGACTATGTCGTTGCACGATTGCACTGA
- a CDS encoding acetyl-CoA C-acyltransferase, translating into MTNVVIASAARTAVGSFSGSFANTPAHDLGASVLEALVERAGVDKADVSETILGQVLTAAQGQNPARQAHINAGLPQESAAWSINQVCGSGLRTVALGAQHIMLGDANIVAAGGQENMSMSPHAQAIRAGQKMGDLKLIDTMIKDGLWDTFNGYHMGQTAENVAEKWQISRETQDEFALASQNKAEAAQKAGKFDDEVIDFTIKTRKGDILVNKDEYIRHGATIENMQKLRPAFAKDGSVTAANASGINDGAAGVLLMSADEAEKRGINPMARIASYATAGLDPSIMGVGPIYASRKALDKAGWSVSDLDLVEANEAFAAQACAVNKDMGWDPEIVNVNGGAIAIGHPIGASGARVLNTLLFEMQRRDAKKGLATLCIGGGMGVALCVERP; encoded by the coding sequence ATGACCAACGTCGTCATCGCCAGCGCCGCACGGACCGCCGTCGGCAGCTTCAGCGGCAGCTTTGCCAACACACCCGCACACGATCTTGGTGCCTCTGTTCTTGAGGCGCTGGTTGAACGCGCAGGCGTCGACAAGGCTGACGTTTCCGAAACGATACTTGGTCAGGTTCTGACAGCAGCACAAGGCCAGAACCCGGCCCGTCAGGCACACATCAACGCTGGCTTGCCACAAGAAAGCGCCGCTTGGTCCATCAATCAGGTATGCGGTTCCGGCCTGCGCACCGTTGCATTGGGTGCCCAGCACATCATGCTGGGCGACGCCAACATCGTCGCTGCTGGTGGTCAGGAAAACATGTCGATGAGCCCCCATGCTCAGGCCATCCGCGCCGGTCAAAAGATGGGCGATCTGAAACTGATCGACACGATGATCAAAGACGGGCTTTGGGACACCTTCAACGGCTATCACATGGGTCAGACAGCCGAGAACGTCGCCGAGAAATGGCAGATCAGCCGCGAAACCCAGGACGAATTCGCACTGGCCAGCCAAAACAAAGCCGAAGCTGCGCAGAAGGCTGGCAAGTTCGATGACGAAGTCATCGACTTCACCATCAAGACCCGCAAGGGTGATATTCTGGTTAACAAAGATGAATACATCCGCCACGGCGCAACGATCGAAAACATGCAGAAACTGCGCCCGGCCTTTGCCAAAGACGGCTCGGTCACAGCAGCCAACGCATCCGGCATCAACGACGGCGCCGCTGGCGTCCTCTTGATGAGCGCTGATGAAGCTGAAAAGCGCGGCATCAACCCAATGGCCCGCATCGCATCCTATGCGACAGCCGGTCTGGACCCGTCGATCATGGGCGTGGGTCCGATTTACGCATCGCGCAAAGCACTGGACAAAGCAGGTTGGTCGGTCAGCGATCTGGATCTGGTTGAAGCCAACGAGGCTTTTGCCGCTCAGGCCTGCGCGGTTAACAAAGACATGGGCTGGGACCCGGAAATCGTGAACGTCAACGGCGGCGCTATCGCTATTGGCCACCCCATTGGTGCCTCAGGTGCCCGGGTCCTGAACACACTGCTGTTCGAAATGCAGCGCCGCGATGCCAAAAAAGGTCTGGCTACACTGTGTATCGGTGGCGGCATGGGCGTTGCCCTGTGCGTCGAGCGCCCCTGA
- the phbB gene encoding acetoacetyl-CoA reductase, whose translation MGRVALVTGGSRGIGEAISKKLKAEGYEVAATYAGNDEKAAAFTAETGIKTYKWNVADYDASAAGIAQVEADLGPIDVIVANAGITRDAPFHRMTPEQWNEVIGTNLTGVFNTVHPAWPGMRERKFGRVIVISSINGQKGQFAQVNYAATKAGDLGIVKSLAQEGARAGITANAICPGYIATEMVMAVPEKVRESIIGQIPAGRLGEPEEIARCVAFLASDDAGFINGSTISANGAQFFA comes from the coding sequence ATGGGACGTGTAGCACTGGTCACCGGCGGATCACGCGGGATTGGCGAAGCGATTTCGAAGAAACTGAAGGCCGAAGGTTATGAAGTCGCGGCGACTTACGCGGGCAATGACGAAAAGGCTGCCGCGTTTACAGCGGAAACCGGCATCAAGACCTACAAATGGAATGTGGCTGATTATGACGCCTCAGCCGCAGGAATTGCCCAGGTAGAGGCCGATCTTGGCCCGATCGATGTGATCGTTGCAAACGCCGGTATTACCCGTGACGCCCCTTTCCACCGTATGACACCTGAGCAGTGGAACGAGGTGATCGGCACGAACCTGACAGGCGTGTTCAACACTGTGCACCCTGCCTGGCCTGGAATGCGTGAGCGCAAATTTGGCCGCGTAATCGTGATCAGCTCGATCAATGGCCAGAAGGGCCAGTTCGCACAGGTAAACTATGCCGCGACGAAAGCTGGCGATTTGGGCATTGTGAAGTCACTTGCGCAAGAAGGTGCACGCGCCGGGATCACAGCCAACGCGATTTGCCCAGGCTACATTGCGACCGAGATGGTCATGGCTGTTCCCGAAAAGGTTCGCGAGTCGATCATCGGCCAAATTCCAGCCGGTCGTTTGGGTGAACCAGAAGAAATTGCGCGTTGCGTTGCATTCCTGGCATCGGACGACGCTGGATTTATCAATGGTTCGACAATTTCAGCGAACGGCGCTCAGTTCTTCGCTTAA
- a CDS encoding DUF465 domain-containing protein, translating into MSMSSHLQELRKKHDTLSQEVEQAQRSPAFDDLQITALKKQKLKIKEEIERLSH; encoded by the coding sequence ATGAGCATGAGTTCGCACCTGCAGGAACTCCGTAAGAAACACGACACACTCTCACAGGAAGTCGAACAGGCACAGCGCAGCCCGGCTTTTGATGATCTTCAGATTACGGCGCTCAAAAAGCAAAAATTAAAGATTAAAGAGGAAATTGAGCGGTTAAGTCACTAA
- a CDS encoding DUF2007 domain-containing protein: MKELLRTNDPTLIAFAKALLEGEDIDFFEMDVHMSVLEGSIGVLPRRLMVREKDHFRASHVLKDNDIPFGS; the protein is encoded by the coding sequence ATGAAAGAGCTTTTGCGCACCAATGATCCAACACTCATCGCTTTCGCGAAAGCTCTCCTTGAAGGCGAGGATATAGACTTCTTCGAGATGGACGTCCACATGAGTGTGCTCGAAGGATCAATTGGTGTGTTGCCGCGAAGGTTGATGGTGCGCGAGAAAGATCATTTTCGCGCCAGCCACGTGCTGAAAGACAACGACATCCCATTCGGGTCATGA
- a CDS encoding methyltransferase, whose protein sequence is MTDTTQDEFLDGRLVIRQPIKGYRAGADPVFLAAAVPAKSGESVLELGCGVGVALYCLMRRVSGLSATGVEFQHELAHLARENGEANGLKAEIVTANLMALPEPIKAVSYDHVFANPPYFDRRTGSESAEIGRELGRGEETPLTDWVDVAVRRLKPKGRLTLIQRTSRLSDVLATLDDRVGDVSVQPLVARKNHDSEHFILSARKGAKGAFRLQYPLVLHDGAKHIADGDSYSPAAKSVLRDSESLSDAILALK, encoded by the coding sequence ATGACGGATACCACTCAAGACGAGTTTTTAGACGGGCGGCTGGTGATCCGACAGCCCATAAAAGGATATCGTGCAGGGGCAGATCCGGTGTTTCTGGCCGCAGCGGTACCGGCAAAGTCAGGTGAAAGTGTCTTAGAGTTAGGATGCGGTGTTGGGGTTGCGCTGTATTGCCTAATGCGACGGGTATCTGGCCTGAGCGCAACGGGCGTAGAATTCCAACATGAACTGGCTCATCTGGCGCGCGAGAATGGCGAAGCAAACGGGCTAAAAGCAGAAATCGTCACGGCAAATTTGATGGCTCTGCCAGAGCCTATTAAGGCGGTTTCTTACGATCATGTTTTTGCCAATCCTCCGTACTTTGATCGTCGAACAGGTTCAGAGTCAGCCGAGATCGGGCGCGAACTGGGGCGGGGTGAAGAAACCCCATTGACTGATTGGGTCGATGTGGCCGTACGTCGACTTAAGCCCAAGGGAAGGCTGACATTAATCCAGCGTACATCGCGATTGAGTGATGTTCTGGCGACTTTGGATGATCGTGTCGGAGATGTGTCGGTTCAGCCTCTGGTGGCAAGAAAAAACCATGATAGCGAGCATTTTATTCTATCCGCTCGCAAAGGTGCAAAGGGCGCGTTTCGGTTGCAATATCCCTTAGTTTTGCATGATGGTGCCAAGCATATTGCTGACGGCGACAGCTATTCACCGGCTGCGAAATCGGTGCTTCGTGACTCTGAAAGCCTTTCAGACGCGATTTTAGCACTTAAGTAA
- a CDS encoding 4Fe-4S dicluster domain-containing protein has translation MTTLPTHTEKSLGLVIDLDTCVGCHACVTACKGWNTENYGAPLADTDAYGAEPVGSFLNRVHSFEVQPDTGGPTQLFHFPKSCLHCADAPCVTVCPTGASYKRVEDGIVLVNESDCIGCGLCAWACPYGAREMDPSEKVMKKCTLCVDRIYNENLPEEDRQPACVRTCPSGARHFGDLADPESDVSKLVADRGGMELMPEQGTAPVNRYLPPRPKDEAPDFDILAPYLTPVDEEPSGFLGWLDKTLERIG, from the coding sequence ATGACCACACTACCCACCCACACCGAGAAATCTCTCGGCCTCGTCATCGACCTCGACACCTGCGTCGGTTGCCACGCCTGTGTGACTGCCTGCAAAGGCTGGAATACCGAGAACTATGGCGCGCCGCTGGCCGACACCGACGCTTATGGCGCCGAACCGGTGGGCAGTTTCCTCAACCGCGTTCACAGCTTCGAAGTCCAACCCGATACCGGCGGCCCGACCCAGCTTTTCCACTTCCCCAAATCTTGCCTTCACTGCGCCGATGCCCCCTGCGTCACCGTGTGCCCAACCGGGGCCAGCTATAAACGCGTTGAAGATGGGATCGTTCTGGTCAACGAAAGCGATTGCATCGGCTGCGGCCTTTGCGCTTGGGCCTGCCCATACGGCGCGCGTGAAATGGACCCGTCCGAAAAGGTTATGAAGAAATGTACGCTTTGCGTGGATCGCATCTATAACGAGAACCTGCCCGAAGAAGATCGCCAACCGGCATGCGTGCGCACTTGCCCCTCTGGAGCGCGCCACTTCGGTGACCTGGCCGACCCCGAAAGCGATGTCTCGAAACTAGTTGCAGATCGTGGCGGCATGGAACTGATGCCCGAACAAGGCACTGCTCCGGTAAACCGCTATCTACCGCCTCGCCCCAAAGACGAGGCACCGGACTTCGACATCCTCGCCCCCTATTTGACACCGGTCGACGAAGAGCCTTCAGGCTTCCTCGGCTGGCTCGATAAGACATTAGAAAGGATCGGCTAA
- a CDS encoding 4-(cytidine 5'-diphospho)-2-C-methyl-D-erythritol kinase, translating to MTVSVFAPAKINLTLHVTGRRSDGYHELDSLVVFAPIGDSLRIRKSNTMSLTVSGPEASGVPTDASNLALRAAELAGAGQPVEILLEKNLPTASGIGGGSADAAAAWRGMEQLCGAKRALSGKSKMLAIGVDVPMCYLSRPMRARGVGEILTEINLPPLSALLVNPRVPVATPAVFGALMTSSISPMREAIPSFATTRDLIDWLVRCRNDLEVPATTIAPVVTEVLNFLSSLEGSRLARMSGSGASCFALFDDLNAAKKVEAAAKTAHPNWWVKACQLGDMSQMSRPVAI from the coding sequence ATGACGGTTAGTGTCTTTGCGCCGGCAAAGATCAATCTGACCTTACATGTCACAGGCCGAAGGTCGGACGGCTATCATGAGTTGGACTCGCTAGTTGTTTTTGCGCCCATTGGCGACAGTCTTAGAATCCGAAAGTCAAACACCATGTCACTCACGGTCAGCGGGCCAGAGGCTAGTGGTGTTCCGACTGACGCGAGCAATTTAGCGTTGCGCGCCGCCGAACTGGCGGGCGCGGGTCAACCGGTAGAAATTCTTCTTGAAAAAAACCTTCCTACGGCATCGGGGATCGGCGGCGGATCTGCAGATGCTGCTGCGGCATGGCGAGGAATGGAGCAGTTGTGCGGTGCAAAGCGCGCATTGTCCGGAAAGAGCAAGATGCTGGCGATCGGTGTCGATGTTCCGATGTGCTATTTATCACGCCCTATGCGCGCACGAGGTGTCGGTGAAATCTTGACCGAAATTAACCTGCCGCCTTTGTCAGCACTGTTGGTAAATCCGCGCGTGCCGGTCGCGACCCCTGCAGTGTTCGGAGCTTTAATGACATCAAGTATTTCGCCTATGCGCGAAGCGATCCCCTCGTTTGCGACAACCAGAGACTTGATCGATTGGTTGGTGCGATGCCGCAATGATTTGGAGGTTCCGGCGACAACCATCGCGCCAGTTGTAACCGAAGTCTTGAACTTTCTGTCATCTCTGGAGGGATCACGTCTGGCCCGTATGTCGGGATCCGGGGCGAGCTGTTTTGCGTTGTTCGATGACCTGAATGCCGCCAAGAAAGTCGAAGCCGCTGCGAAGACTGCGCATCCTAATTGGTGGGTTAAGGCCTGTCAGTTGGGAGATATGTCTCAGATGTCGCGACCTGTCGCCATTTGA